A stretch of the Danio rerio strain Tuebingen ecotype United States chromosome 18, GRCz12tu, whole genome shotgun sequence genome encodes the following:
- the si:ch73-103b9.2 gene encoding uncharacterized protein C16orf46 homolog isoform X1: MDVSASCASDDADAEKQSANIDSSKRNSESSGRKYVNVLLDLSEEDYCIENNVYLLQSRTGWEDAVEGWARFPSFAAFPQSQRKGKNKQDVIVSHCLLCADLKPSELDSQTPLNPAKETHNTLSSPTSDELYSFSLSLKNMSGPLINKLLSGEELSAQKKSPTVCYYQPESCQLLKEQTVGLSIRSFSVLPPLKESRIFLKSVQPTDWHPAEEDKNMTPRDTSVEGKISAGNDIKTLMDFTPGENSYKCKGALGTKHCLSQDNTQLPSTYNINFQNKYEFHSSALPQFPAPLGRNFRQEELTRSSTRNNTSHRLFSSHKTRDLKRPEAHRLMLIGTRVHMPL; the protein is encoded by the exons ATGGATGTCTCTGCAAGCTGTGCGTCAGACGATGCTGATGCAGAAAAACAGTCGGCGAATATTGACAGCTCAAAAAGGAACTCTGAGTCTTCGGGCAGAAAGTATGTCAATGTGTTACTGGATCTCAGTGAAGAGGATTACTGCATTGAGAACAACGTGTATTTGTTGCAGAGCCGCACTGGCTGGGAAGACGCT GTTGAAGGGTGGGCAAGATTTCCCTCTTTCGCTGCATTCCCTCAATCACAAAGAAAAGGTAAAAACAAGCAAGACGTCATCGTTTCTCATTGCCTTCTATGCGCGGACCTTAAACCATCTGAACTTGATTCTCAAACCCCTCTGAATCCTGCAAAAGAAACTCACAACACACTCTCCTCTCCCACTTCAGACGAACTCTACTCCTTTAGCTTATCTCTGAAAAATATGTCAGGGCCATTAATCAATAAACTGCTGTCAGGAGAGGAACTGTCTGCACAAAAGAAATCGCCAACAGTTTGCTATTATCAACCAGAATCGTGTCAACTGCTAAAAGAGCAGACAGTTGGTCTCAGCATTAGAAGCTTCAGTGTATTGCCGCCTCTTAAGGAGTCCAGGATCTTTTTAAAATCAGTGCAGCCCACAGATTGGCATCCAGCAGAGGAAGACAAGAACATGACGCCCAGAGATACCAGTGTTGAAGGTAAAATAAGTGCAGGAAATGATATCAAAACTCTCATGGACTTCACCCCAGGAGAGAATAGCTACAAGTGTAAAGGAGCTCTCGGCACAAAACACTGTCTGTCCCAGGACAATACTCAACTGCCTTCTACTTATAACATCAATTTTCAAAATAAGTACGAATTTCACTCCAGCGCCTTGCCCCAGTTTCCTGCACCCTTGGGACGAAATTTCAGGCAGGAAGAACTGACGAGGTCTTCAACCAGGAATAACACCAGCCATAGATTGTTTTCTAGCCACAAAACGAGAGATCTGAAAAGACCCGAAGCTCACCGACTAATGCTTATAGGAACTAGAGTTCACATGCCTTTGTGA
- the LOC101883751 gene encoding protein phosphatase 1 regulatory subunit 3E, with amino-acid sequence MEAETVVMLPPKNCIPRNYSCIAGLFGSLATEQKLEDGEDDMEEDEVKNGDCEALQINVVNTKPRGRESFLKPPHSPTQRRRCKSLPTSAERAKLEIARSRSPSSQKKVRFADSLGLDLISVKHFDDTDMPEVPDRIIDRFKKARAFHLNNFDNTSSQSVFMELLFTNPGCLPDFQDRVSAGKVLLESVHADEFCISGVVRVLNLAFEKSVYLRYTLNNWTSYTDILAFYIPHSNDGETDQFSFKIITPTFLEFGGTLQFAIKYCVGGCEFWDNNSGNNYKVRRHRFKISPPREWENGWIHFI; translated from the coding sequence ATGGAAGCTGAGACTGTGGTAATGCTGCCTCCCAAGAACTGCATCCCCAGAAACTACAGTTGTATCGCTGGGCTTTTCGGAAGCTTGGCGACAGAGCAGAAGCTGGAGGACGGAGAAGACGACATGGAGGAAGATGAGGTCAAGAATGGAGACTGTGAAGCGTTACAAATCAACGTAGTAAATACAAAGCCGAGAGGGAGAGAGTCGTTCCTGAAGCCCCCACACAGCCCGACTCAGCGCCGCAGGTGCAAGTCTCTCCCGACATCGGCTGAAAGGGCCAAATTAGAAATCGCTAGAAGCCGGAGCCCAAGCAGTCAAAAAAAGGTGCGATTCGCAGACTCTCTGGGACTGGATCTGATTTCTGTCAAGCACTTTGATGACACGGATATGCCTGAGGTTCCAGACCGCATTATTGACAGATTCAAAAAAGCCAGAGCTTTCCACTTGAATAACTTCGACAACACGTCAAGCCAGTCTGTGTTTATGGAGCTGCTCTTTACAAACCCAGGATGCCTGCCTGACTTCCAGGACAGAGTCAGTGCAGGAAAGGTGTTGCTGGAGTCTGTTCATGCTGATGAGTTCTGCATCTCGGGGGTCGTTCGCGTTCTCAACCTGGCTTTCGAGAAAAGCGTCTATTTGAGGTACACCTTGAATAACTGGACGTCCTATACGGATATTCTGGCCTTTTACATCCCCCATTCTAATGACGGGGAGACCGACCAGTTCAGCTTCAAAATCATCACCCCGACCTTTCTGGAGTTTGGAGGAACACTTCAGTTTGCCATCAAGTACTGCGTAGGAGGTTGTGAATTTTGGGATAACAACAGTGGGAATAATTATAAAGTAAGACGCCACAGATTTAAAATTTCTCCTCCGAGGGAATGGGAGAACGGCTGGATCCATTTTATTTAA